A single region of the Zygotorulaspora mrakii chromosome 4, complete sequence genome encodes:
- the NHX1 gene encoding bifunctional K:H/Na:H antiporter NHX1 (similar to Saccharomyces cerevisiae NHX1 (YDR456W); ancestral locus Anc_5.573) encodes MLSKFLLSVLLKLVWCAAKVTSDVQDDDDERLPMPVAPGKDDPLNGDGGDHVDPVAEEMFFSWALCILLFLLISALWSSYYLSQRRIRAVHETVLSIFYGMVVGLIIRMSPGHYIQDAVTFNSSYFFNFLLPPIILNSGYELNQVNFFNNMFSILTFAIPGTFISAVVLGIIIFIWTSLGLESVNISFLDALSVGATLSATDPVTILSIFNAYQVDPKLYTIIFGESLLNDAISIVMFETCQKLLGSPAKLSSLFEGIGLFLMTFTVSLLIGLLIGILVALILKHTHIRRYAQIESCIVLLIAYESYFFSNGCHMSGIVSLLFCGITLKHYAYYNMSRRTQITIKYIFQLLARLSENFIFIYLGLELFTQVELVYKPVLIIITAGSICVARWCSVFPLSNFINWVYKVRTVRSIRNSGTEAFAIPDEIPYNYQVMTFWAGLRGAVGVGLAMGLQGEFKFTLLATVLVVVVLTVIIFGGTTAGMLEILNIKTGCFDENDLSDDEFDIEAPKASPIPEAAGRTNREPYSDNTLHTESSLMVPSDSGVGVVPDAPLLADNSMLGNSLDPENARISLDKQGLRDAFGNIFRSDSQWFHNFDEQVLKPVFLDSSTQSVRDSGRDSPSLGNKRP; translated from the coding sequence ATGCTGTCGAAGTTCTTGCTTAGCGTTTTACTCAAGCTGGTATGGTGTGCGGCGAAGGTAACAAGTGATGTACAGGATGACGACGATGAAAGGTTGCCGATGCCAGTAGCTCCTGGTAAGGACGATCCACTCAACGGGGATGGTGGCGATCATGTAGATCCAGTTGCAGAAGAGATGTTTTTCTCATGGGCACTGTGTATCCTGCTTTTTCTGTTGATCTCAGCATTATGGTCGAGTTACTACCTGTCGCAAAGACGGATAAGGGCCGTTCATGAGACTGTGCTTTCCATATTTTACGGGATGGTGGTCGGATTGATCATCAGGATGTCACCTGGGCATTATATCCAAGATGCAGTGACGTTTAACTCGTcgtatttcttcaattttctaCTGCCTCCCATTATTTTGAACTCAGGATACGAGCTCAACCaggtgaattttttcaataacaTGTTTTCGATCTTGACATTTGCTATACCTGGCACATTCATTTCGGCAGTCGTACTAGgtatcatcattttcatatgGACCTCTTTAGGGCTGGAAAGCGTCAACATTTCGTTTCTGGACGCGTTATCTGTTGGGGCCACTTTGTCTGCTACCGATCCAGTCACGATTCTTTCCATCTTCAATGCCTATCAGGTTGATCCCAAACTGTATACTATAATTTTCGGTGAGTCCCTATTGAATGATGCGATTTCCATTGTTATGTTTGAAACATGCCAAAAGTTACTTGGATCTCCCGCAAAACTGTCCTCATTGTTCGAAGGTATAGGTCTCTTTTTGATGACATTTACGGTTTCTTTGTTAATAGGTTTGCTTATTGGTATACTGGTTGCATTGATCTTGAAACATACTCACATTAGGAGATATGCACAGATTGAAAGCTGTATTGTGCTGCTGATTGCCTATGAGTcgtatttcttttccaatGGTTGTCATATGTCAGGTATTGTTTCTTTGCTATTTTGTGGTATCACTTTAAAGCATTACGCGTACTACAATATGTCAAGAAGAACACAAATCACaataaaatatatatttcaactaCTGGCAAGACTATCagaaaatttcatattcataTATTTGGGGTTGGAGCTTTTCACACAAGTTGAATTGGTCTACAAACCCGTATTGATCATCATCACGGCGGGATCTATCTGTGTAGCACGTTGGTGTTCTGTATTCCCCTTATCGAACTTTATCAATTGGGTATACAAAGTTAGAACGGTGAGATCGATCAGAAATTCAGGTACCGAAGCATTCGCTATTCCGGATGAAATTCCGTATAATTACCAGGTTATGACGTTTTGGGCTGGCTTAAGAGGTGCTGTTGGTGTGGGATTGGCGATGGGTCTTCAAGgagaattcaaattcacGTTACTGGCAACAGTGCTGGTGGTAGTCGTTTTAACTGTTATCATCTTTGGTGGCACTACGGCAGGCATGTtagaaattttgaacatCAAAACTGGATGCTTTGACGAAAATGATTtaagtgatgatgaatttgacaTTGAGGCCCCCAAGGCGTCGCCAATTCCTGAAGCTGCCGGGCGTACTAACCGGGAGCCATATTCAGATAACACTTTGCACACAGAATCGTCCTTAATGGTTCCCAGTGATAGCGGCGTTGGCGTGGTTCCAGATGCTCCTTTATTAGCAGACAATTCTATGCTTGGCAATTCATTGGACCCCGAAAACGCCAGAATATCACTTGATAAACAAGGATTGAGAGACGCTTTTGGTAATATTTTCAGGTCGGATTCTCAGTGGTTTCATAATTTTGATGAGCAAGTGCTGAAACCTGTATTCTTGGATAGTAGCACACAATCAGTTCGAGATAGCGGCAGAGATTCACCCTCTCTCGGAAATAAAAGACCATAA
- the RAD52 gene encoding recombinase RAD52 (similar to Saccharomyces cerevisiae RAD52 (YML032C); ancestral locus Anc_5.575), with protein sequence MEGKKSIAGHSTEDIQLKLDKKLGPEYISKRVGYGSSRVAYIEGWRVINLANQIFGYDGWSTEVKSVTIDFLDERQGKFCIGCTAIVRVTLSVGGYREDIGYGTVENERRKSAAFERAKKSAVTDALKRSLRGFGNALGNCLYDKDFLSRIDKVKFDPPDFDEGNLFRPSDEITDSSRSNTVDTSEVRQNKRRQITKVGNSIKTTTAIGNEAQPTEEIQINRNDSQPGNKVDTDHMDVDTVTKQEPDELLDDSLMFSDDFQDDDIINMERKDQPRPVEKKAPHVNDTSTPENAMEPITFVTARAASSLQNKIPVTHESVFDPKYQAQSIKHTVDQTTSKHVPTTVFKEKGINDSRDTLYEKFAPKGKEIGLASPTLTSDAKEVAPGSSTPSASPPSVPSPAFPRFAPPTTAYTNGSASISTVLKPARREVGRPKLGPVYQRRANP encoded by the coding sequence ATGGAAGGAAAAAAGTCAATTGCGGGGCATTCAACAGAAGACATTCAGCTGAAATTGGACAAGAAGCTCGGTCCAGAGTATATTTCGAAAAGAGTAGGCTATGGAAGCAGCAGGGTTGCTTATATAGAAGGTTGGAGAGTTATCAATCTAGCTAATCAGATATTTGGATATGACGGCTGGTCCACAGAGGTCAAGAGTGTAACGATAGATTTTTTAGATGAGCGTCAAGGCAAGTTTTGTATAGGTTGCACCGCGATCGTTCGTGTAACACTCAGTGTAGGGGGGTATCGAGAAGATATTGGCTATGGAACTgtggaaaatgaaagaagaaaatcgGCAGCCTTCGAAagggcaaaaaaatctgcGGTTACGGATGCGCTAAAGAGATCTTTAAGAGGGTTTGGCAATGCGCTTGGCAATTGCCTTTACGACAAAGACTTTCTCTCAAGAATTGATAAAGTGAAGTTTGATCCACcagattttgatgaagGCAATTTATTTCGTCCATCTGATGAGATAACTGATAGCTCAAGGTCAAACACAGTGGATACCTCAGAAGTAAGACAGAACAAGAGGCGACAAATAACTAAAGTGGGGAATAGTATAAAAACAACTACTGCGATCGGAAATGAAGCACAACCCACTGAGGAGATTCAAATCAACAGAAATGATTCACAGCCCGGGAATAAAGTTGATACAGATCACATGGATGTCGATACAGTAACAAAACAGGAACCAGATGAGCTATTGGACGACTCCTTGATGTTCAGTGATGATTTCCAAGACGATGATATAATAAACATGGAGAGAAAAGATCAGCCACGACCTGTGGAAAAAAAGGCGCCACATGTCAATGATACATCAACACCTGAAAACGCAATGGAACCGATAACCTTCGTGACAGCAAGGGCTGCATCTTCCTTGCAGAACAAAATACCCGTGACGCATGAAAGTGTATTTGATCCAAAGTATCAAGCCCAATCGATTAAACATACAGTTGATCAAACAACTTCAAAACATGTGCCAACTacagttttcaaagaaaagggtATTAATGATTCGAGAGATACActttatgaaaaatttgcgCCAAAGGGTAAAGAGATTGGTTTAGCGAGTCCCACACTCACTAGCGACGCCAAGGAAGTAGCGCCTGGCTCGTCTACACCGAGTGCATCTCCCCCCTCAGTCCCTTCTCCAGCTTTTCCAAGGTTTGCACCTCCTACAACTGCGTATACAAATGGTTCAGCGTCGATCTCCACCGTACTAAAGCCTGCTAGAAGAGAAGTCGGGAGACCAAAACTTGGTCCTgtatatcaaagaagagCAAATCCTTGA
- the GUK1 gene encoding guanylate kinase (similar to Saccharomyces cerevisiae GUK1 (YDR454C); ancestral locus Anc_5.572) produces MTRPIVLSGPSGSGKSTLLKRLFAEFPNKFGFSVSSTTRSPRPGEIDGKDYDFITVDRFKEMIKNKEFVEWAQFSGNYYGTTVKSVKKVADAGKICILDIEMQGMKAVKFETDLNARFLFVAPPSMENLEKRLRGRGTETEESIAKRLETAKAEMEYAKTGAHDKILVNDDLNKAYEELKAFIFSE; encoded by the coding sequence ATGACACGCCCAATTGTTCTTTCCGGTCCCAGCGGATCAGGTAAGTCgactcttttgaagagactGTTCGCCGAATTCCCTAACAAATTTGGTTTCAGTGTCTCTTCGACCACGAGATCGCCAAGACCAGGTGAGATTGATGGCAAGGACTATGATTTCATTACTGTTGATagattcaaagagatgatcaaaaacaaagaattcGTTGAGTGGGCACAATTTTCAGGAAACTACTATGGTACTACGGTGAAGTCAGTCAAGAAGGTGGCAGATGCTGGGAAAATATGCATATTGGACATTGAAATGCAGGGCATGAAAGCCGTAAAGTTTGAGACGGATTTGAACGCCAGGTTTTTATTTGTTGCACCACCATCCATGGAGAACTTGGAGAAACGACTCAGAGGAAGAGGTACGGAAACAGAGGAATCGATTGCCAAGCGTTTGGAAACTGCCAAAGCCGAAATGGAATATGCGAAGACCGGCGCACATGACAAGATTCTTGTTAACGATGATTTGAATAAAGCCTACGAAGAATTGAAggcatttattttttcagaatag
- the RCF1 gene encoding respiratory supercomplex assembly factor RCF1 (similar to Saccharomyces cerevisiae YML030W; ancestral locus Anc_5.571): MSRMPSSFDVKDADLTEMPFGERIVYHCKQQPLVPVGCLLTTAAVVLAVKNVRSGNKAKAQIYFRWRVGFQAATLVALVAGSYLYGTSVKEKQAKEDQMREKAKKREQLWIQELERRDQETKYRKKRAEMARVRTKNDEEAVARLQKELKELEFQIRGETD, encoded by the coding sequence ATGTCACGCATGCCCTCGAGTTTTGATGTGAAAGATGCAGATTTGACGGAAATGCCTTTCGGTGAAAGGATCGTTTATCATTGTAAGCAACAGCCTCTCGTTCCCGTAGGATGTCTATTGACTACCGCTGCCGTTGTTCTTGCAGTGAAGAATGTCAGAAGTGGTAACAAGGCCAAGGCACAAATATACTTCAGATGGCGTGTTGGATTCCAAGCGGCGACTTTAGTAGCGCTTGTGGCAGGTTCGTATCTCTACGGGACATCAGTCAAGGAAAAGCAGGCCAAAGAGGACCAAATGAGAGAGAAGGCCAAGAAGAGGGAACAATTATGGATTCAAGAGCTTGAGAGAAGAGATCAAGAGACGAAATacagaaagaagagagCAGAGATGGCTAGAGTCAGAACTAAAAACGACGAAGAGGCGGTGGCAAGATTGCAAAAAGAATTAAAAGAATTAGAATTCCAGATAAGAGGTGAAACAGATTAA
- the NDC1 gene encoding Ndc1p (similar to Saccharomyces cerevisiae NDC1 (YML031W); ancestral locus Anc_5.574), translating to MLNAPVALSSRYSYHTIFTDICKTRFNHLATRLLLITTLSEALVLTILSRGYSSSFELLIIFPLRLSLLYLANLSIIICRKNYLHVQYRGYANLVKSTIAQLFCLRFVIYELIHCFCSLCISVTFSDFFGFSGFTSPCHEFMKCYRVLICIMIPTLYTLQHCIFDLDRLSFSFETHFNPPQQYISSSLKRIFTKSGIMTVLLTVCSPFVFFSVSSEWAIGFKDYLKLTVLTFCIFFNIEYVNVAFSAHMSIGCLHKGKPISSLSSTPMESLITGLSSNRLFTKLTAFQELSYRATSTDLSLRLPIYHTRYRNSHVWPEILKECLMTMQETNESVTNYLNALERSLRSQKNSNYKVRDAMGTDRDELFGNEASVSQSSSNPMQDRLPGAPPGLPDDVRHKITLKDDNVLLKRNLDSKRGRSTNPLDDNIQMAHYYNEPFMTHDTTLTTLLGTLITNFKNSISLFFFPSGAQPQDQTQQLSIIDAWCISKRRQAEKLVPLPVCHAECIVSLMGLLINALEEDPKGGVVSSVGEVLKCLERSVGALGRFADWNPDMVKHPTETQATPDAITILYDLSVSSFLEIVIKYNALLNDLYLDDDVVKLSRWVLDMCGQ from the coding sequence ATGCTGAATGCTCCTGTAGCACTTAGCTCCAGATACAGTTATCACACCATTTTTACAGACATATGCAAAACACGGTTCAACCACCTGGCGACACGACTTTTGTTGATAACGACCCTGTCGGAGGCTTTGGTACTTACTATACTTTCTCGAGGATATAGTTCTAGCTTTGAACTACTTATAATATTTCCATTGCGATTATCATTATTGTATTTGGCGAACCTTTCCATTATCATTTGTAGGAAGAACTACCTGCATGTGCAATACAGGGGTTATGCCAACCTAGTGAAAAGTACGATAGCTCAATTATTTTGTCTACGTTTCGTGATCTATGAATTGATTCACTGTTTCTGTAGTCTTTGCATCTCAGTTACTTTCAGTGACTTTTTTGGGTTTTCTGGATTCACAAGTCCATGCCATGAGTTTATGAAATGCTATAGAGTGCTCATATGCATAATGATTCCAACACTCTATACTCTTCAGCACTGTATTTTTGACTTGGATAGACTATCTTTCAGTTTTGAAACCCACTTCAATCCTCCACAGCAGTATATTTCTTCGTCCTTGAAAAGGATTTTCACAAAATCTGGAATTATGACTGTTTTGTTAACTGTTTGCTCCCCATTTGTCTTTTTCTCTGTATCATCGGAGTGGGCTATTGGATTCAAGGACTATTTGAAGTTGACTGTTCTTACTttttgcatcttttttaACATAGAATATGTCAACGTTGCTTTCAGTGCTCATATGTCAATTGGTTGTCTTCACAAAGGAAAACCCATTTCCTCTTTGTCGTCAACACCCATGGAATCATTAATAACAGGTTTGAGCTCAAATCGACTTTTCACCAAGCTGACTGCCTTTCAAGAGTTATCCTACAGAGCCACATCTACAGATTTATCACTAAGATTACCTATTTATCATACCCGTTACAGAAATAGCCACGTATGGCCagagattttgaaagagtgTTTGATGACTATGCAAGAGACTAATGAGTCAGTTACGAATTATTTGAATGCATTGGAGAGAAGTCTGAGATCACAAAAGAACTCAAATTATAAAGTAAGAGATGCGATGGGAACTGATAGAGATGAACTATTTGGAAATGAAGCATCCGTAAGTCAAAGCAGTTCAAACCCCATGCAAGATCGTCTACCAGGTGCGCCACCAGGTCTACCTGATGATGTCCGCCACAAAATTACACTAAAAGATGATAATGTgctgctgaaaagaaactTGGATTCCAAGAGAGGAAGAAGTACCAATCCGCTAGACGACAACATTCAGATGGCACATTACTATAACGAACCATTTATGACGCATGATACAACCCTGACCACCCTGTTAGGAACGCTTATCACGAACTTCAAGAATAGTATAAGCCTATTCTTCTTCCCATCCGGTGCGCAACCACAAGACCAAACTCAGCAACTGTCTATAATAGATGCTTGGTGCATTTCTAAAAGAAGACAAGCAGAAAAACTAGTGCCTCTGCCAGTTTGCCATGCCGAGTGTATCGTATCACTGATGGGCTTATTAATAAATGCTCTAGAAGAAGACCCAAAAGGTGGTGTTGTGTCTTCTGTCGGCGAAGTCCTGAAGTGCTTGGAGAGATCTGTCGGCGCCTTAGGCAGATTTGCGGATTGGAATCCGGATATGGTCAAGCACCCAACTGAAACGCAGGCCACCCCAGATGCTATCACAATACTGTACGACCTCTCTGTCAGCTCATTTTTAGAAATCGTTATAAAATACAATGCTCTATTGAATGATTTGTATTTGGATGATGATGTTGTCAAGTTAAGTAGGTGGGTCTTGGATATGTGCGGACAATAG